The Opitutaceae bacterium genome has a window encoding:
- a CDS encoding anaerobic sulfatase-maturation protein: MSDPIARASRPFHIMTKPIGPLCNLDCEYCFYLEKEVLYPEKSDFRMSDEMLEHYVRSYIEAQPVDEVSFAWQGGEPTLLGVRFFRKVVEFQKQYAGGRRISNAFQTNGTLLNDEWGEFLKENGFLVGISIDGPRKLHDRYRVDKGGRPTFDRVMKGLEFLKKHEVEFNTLTVVNRENSRHPLEVYRFLKKIGSGFIQFIPLVERSAAPGTKDGLDLAAPPDPGGGDRHTLVTSWSVRAEQYGEFLVQIFDEWVRRDVGKTFVQIFDVTLGNWTGMGGGLCVFSEKCGLGLALEHNGDLYSCDHYVYPKYKLGNIMNQGLGALVDSDFQKKFGNDKSDSLPQYCRNCEVRFACHGECPKHRFIRTPDGEPGLNYLCAAYKRFFNHVRPAMNTMGELLRRRQPPAMIMELMAEQEKKAGG; the protein is encoded by the coding sequence ATGTCGGATCCCATCGCTCGCGCCAGTCGTCCCTTTCATATCATGACCAAGCCGATCGGGCCGCTTTGCAATCTCGACTGCGAGTATTGTTTTTACCTGGAGAAGGAGGTGCTTTATCCGGAGAAATCTGACTTCCGGATGTCGGACGAGATGCTGGAGCATTATGTCCGCTCCTATATCGAGGCCCAACCGGTTGATGAGGTCAGTTTCGCCTGGCAGGGCGGGGAGCCGACCCTGCTCGGAGTCAGGTTCTTCCGCAAGGTCGTCGAGTTTCAGAAGCAATACGCGGGCGGACGCCGCATCTCCAATGCCTTTCAGACCAACGGCACCCTCCTCAACGACGAGTGGGGCGAGTTCCTCAAGGAGAACGGTTTTCTCGTGGGGATCAGCATCGATGGCCCCCGGAAACTCCACGACCGTTACCGGGTGGACAAAGGGGGGCGTCCGACCTTTGACCGGGTGATGAAGGGCCTGGAGTTCCTGAAGAAGCACGAGGTGGAATTCAACACCCTGACCGTGGTCAACCGGGAGAATTCCCGGCATCCCCTCGAAGTCTACCGCTTCCTGAAGAAGATCGGGAGCGGCTTCATCCAGTTTATCCCGCTGGTCGAGCGGAGTGCCGCCCCGGGAACCAAAGACGGCCTCGACCTGGCAGCGCCTCCCGATCCGGGGGGCGGGGACCGGCATACCCTAGTCACCTCCTGGAGCGTGCGCGCGGAACAATACGGGGAATTCCTGGTGCAGATCTTCGACGAATGGGTCCGGCGGGATGTCGGCAAGACCTTTGTGCAGATCTTCGACGTGACCCTGGGCAACTGGACGGGAATGGGAGGCGGACTCTGTGTTTTCTCCGAGAAGTGCGGTCTCGGCCTCGCGCTCGAGCACAACGGCGATCTGTATTCATGTGATCACTACGTCTATCCGAAGTACAAGCTTGGAAACATCATGAACCAGGGCCTGGGGGCGCTTGTCGACTCGGACTTCCAGAAGAAATTCGGCAATGACAAGAGCGATAGCCTGCCGCAGTACTGCCGCAACTGCGAGGTGCGCTTTGCCTGTCACGGCGAATGTCCGAAGCACCGCTTCATCCGCACCCCGGACGGCGAGCCGGGGCTCAACTACCTCTGTGCCGCCTACAAGCGGTTCTTCAACCACGTGCGCCCGGCCATGAACACGATGGGCGAGCTCCTGCGCCGGAGGCAACCCCCGGCGATGATCATGGAGTTGATGGCCGAGCAGGAAAAGAAGGCTGGCGGTTAG
- a CDS encoding metallophosphoesterase family protein: protein MIEPPRYPIRVLSDLHLGNRASLVGSAGSVAPLFQGMGTVILNGDTFDLRHAQRRAPGPPASCPFEDLAGKSGSTVIKIAGNHDPDCSPIYHLELAAGQILITHGDVLYPEIAPWSRFAAQFRRMIENELEELQNPGSHTLEHLLETNKKVAREILNQPHFYFPTNEPFPRHLLRYLWPPFRILRILGSWWRLPRSATALAETHRPGSRFIILGHTHYPGVWKRGGRTIINTGSYLPLLGRRCVDIHPDRIELRRIRHRNDQFHAGRISRTWTIRDANASPDWLR from the coding sequence ATGATTGAGCCACCCCGTTATCCGATCCGGGTTCTCTCCGATCTGCACCTCGGCAACCGGGCAAGCCTGGTCGGATCGGCCGGATCGGTCGCGCCTTTGTTTCAGGGAATGGGGACCGTCATTCTGAACGGAGACACCTTCGACCTGCGCCATGCTCAGAGGCGGGCTCCCGGTCCCCCGGCAAGCTGCCCTTTTGAAGACCTGGCCGGGAAGTCGGGGTCCACCGTCATCAAGATTGCCGGCAATCACGATCCCGACTGCTCCCCCATCTACCACCTCGAACTGGCAGCGGGACAGATTCTCATCACCCACGGCGACGTCCTCTATCCGGAGATCGCCCCATGGAGCCGGTTTGCCGCCCAATTCAGGCGGATGATCGAGAACGAACTGGAGGAACTCCAGAACCCCGGGAGCCACACCCTCGAACATCTCCTCGAGACCAACAAAAAGGTCGCCCGGGAGATACTCAACCAGCCGCACTTTTATTTTCCGACCAACGAGCCCTTCCCGCGTCACCTCCTGCGTTACCTCTGGCCCCCCTTCCGCATCCTTCGCATTCTTGGCAGTTGGTGGCGCCTGCCACGGAGCGCCACCGCGCTTGCCGAGACCCACCGCCCCGGGTCGCGGTTCATCATCCTCGGCCATACCCACTATCCCGGGGTCTGGAAGCGGGGAGGCCGGACGATCATCAACACCGGTTCCTACCTTCCCTTGCTCGGACGACGCTGCGTCGACATCCATCCCGACCGGATCGAATTAAGGCGAATCAGACACCGCAACGATCAATTCCACGCCGGCCGGATCAGCCGGACCTGGACCATCCGGGATGCAAACGCATCCCCTGACTGGCTCCGATAG
- the nqrF gene encoding NADH:ubiquinone reductase (Na(+)-transporting) subunit F, producing MTDRQPNTVLAPPPEGLDYSLTGVNAAAAVEKGLAEADWYQTYVPRATMRRLLERRDGPAIRDTLIWFGLILGSGYAAYALWGSWWAIIPFALYGVLYASTSDSRWHESSHGTAFKTDWMNNVLYEIASFMVMRESTLWRWSHTRHHSDTIIVGRDPEIAVPRPPDLKAVILGFFAIGSYRKYFRQIVSHAFGRMSDDEKTFIPESEFTKVFFRARVYVLIYVAVIGLAISTRSLLPLLFVGLTGLYGSWLMVVYGLTQHAGLAENVLDHRLNCRTVRMNWIHRYLYWNMNYHVEHHMFPLVPYHALPRLHAEVKDDMPEPYPGILAAYREIVPTLVRQVRDPAYHVKRRLPEPKHHQVEQATAHDATPDAEGWVEVCAAADLGSEDVIRFDHARKTYALYRDADGRLFATDGICTHGNTHLADGLVKGKIIECPKHNGRFNLEDGSPARTPVCRGLATYPIEDRAGRLHLNVARPGGSGARRERVYRLRVVSNRSVATFIKELVLEPVDPTQVIFTPGDYLQLDIPAYEEIRFRDFDIPEPYATVWKNQHVFDLVAANPGAGRRNNYSIASNRDAESTLRFNVRIATPPSGQDCPPGIGSAYVFSLRPGDEVTAIGPFGDFHIKPTQREAVYIGGGAGMAPLRAHLTHLFDTENTARKVSFWYGARSRQEIYYEDTFTRMADQHSNFSFHLALSNPLPEDNWQGPTGFIHDVVHKAWLKDHPNPKAVEYYLCGPPMMIKACLRMLATFGVPADLIAYDEF from the coding sequence ATGACCGACCGCCAACCGAACACCGTCCTTGCACCCCCGCCGGAAGGCCTCGATTACAGTCTGACCGGAGTCAATGCCGCCGCGGCCGTGGAGAAAGGTCTGGCCGAGGCCGACTGGTATCAGACGTATGTTCCCCGTGCCACCATGCGCCGCCTGCTCGAGCGTCGCGACGGACCCGCCATCCGGGATACCCTCATCTGGTTCGGCCTCATCCTGGGTTCGGGGTATGCGGCCTATGCACTCTGGGGCAGTTGGTGGGCGATCATTCCTTTTGCCCTCTACGGGGTTCTCTATGCTTCGACCTCGGACTCCCGCTGGCACGAATCGAGTCACGGGACCGCCTTCAAGACGGATTGGATGAACAATGTCCTCTACGAAATCGCGTCCTTCATGGTCATGCGGGAATCCACGCTCTGGCGCTGGAGCCATACCCGTCACCACAGCGATACCATCATCGTCGGTCGCGACCCGGAAATCGCCGTGCCCCGCCCTCCGGACCTGAAAGCCGTCATCCTCGGGTTCTTCGCCATCGGCAGCTACCGGAAGTACTTCCGGCAGATCGTCTCCCACGCTTTCGGCCGGATGTCGGACGACGAGAAAACCTTCATTCCCGAGAGCGAATTTACCAAGGTCTTTTTCCGCGCCCGCGTCTATGTCCTCATCTACGTGGCGGTCATCGGTCTGGCCATTTCGACCCGGAGCCTGCTCCCGCTTCTCTTCGTCGGTCTGACCGGCCTTTACGGATCCTGGCTGATGGTCGTCTACGGACTGACCCAGCACGCCGGCCTGGCCGAGAACGTCCTCGACCACCGCCTCAACTGCCGAACTGTCAGGATGAACTGGATACATCGTTACCTCTACTGGAACATGAACTACCACGTGGAGCACCACATGTTTCCATTGGTTCCCTATCACGCCCTTCCCCGCCTTCACGCCGAAGTGAAGGACGATATGCCGGAACCTTACCCCGGTATCCTGGCCGCCTACCGGGAGATCGTCCCCACCCTCGTCCGGCAGGTCCGGGATCCGGCTTACCACGTCAAACGCCGCCTGCCCGAGCCGAAGCACCATCAGGTGGAGCAAGCCACCGCCCATGACGCCACCCCCGACGCCGAGGGCTGGGTGGAGGTTTGCGCCGCCGCCGATCTGGGATCGGAAGACGTCATCCGTTTCGACCACGCCCGCAAGACCTATGCCCTCTACCGCGATGCTGACGGCCGTCTCTTCGCCACCGACGGCATCTGCACCCATGGCAACACCCACCTGGCTGACGGTCTGGTCAAAGGTAAAATCATTGAATGCCCGAAGCACAATGGGCGCTTCAACCTCGAGGATGGCTCCCCGGCCCGAACTCCCGTCTGCCGGGGTCTGGCCACCTACCCGATCGAAGACCGGGCGGGTCGCCTGCACCTGAATGTCGCCCGCCCCGGCGGTTCCGGCGCCCGGCGCGAAAGGGTCTATCGACTTCGTGTCGTCTCCAATCGCAGCGTGGCCACCTTCATCAAGGAGCTGGTCCTCGAGCCAGTCGACCCAACGCAGGTCATCTTTACTCCGGGCGACTATCTCCAACTCGATATACCGGCTTACGAAGAGATTCGCTTCCGCGATTTCGACATCCCCGAGCCCTACGCGACGGTCTGGAAAAACCAGCACGTTTTTGACCTGGTCGCGGCGAATCCCGGGGCCGGCCGCCGCAACAACTACTCCATCGCCAGCAATCGGGACGCCGAATCCACCCTGCGCTTCAATGTCCGTATCGCCACCCCTCCCTCCGGCCAGGATTGCCCGCCGGGCATTGGATCCGCTTATGTCTTCAGCCTGAGACCCGGCGACGAAGTGACCGCGATCGGCCCATTCGGCGACTTTCATATCAAGCCCACCCAACGGGAGGCCGTCTATATCGGAGGTGGCGCCGGCATGGCGCCGCTACGGGCCCATCTGACCCATCTTTTTGATACGGAAAACACTGCCCGAAAAGTCAGCTTCTGGTACGGAGCACGTTCCCGACAGGAGATCTACTACGAAGACACCTTCACCCGGATGGCGGACCAGCACTCGAATTTCAGCTTCCATCTGGCTCTCTCCAACCCGCTGCCCGAGGATAACTGGCAGGGCCCGACCGGCTTCATCCATGATGTCGTGCACAAGGCCTGGCTCAAGGATCACCCCAACCCCAAGGCCGTCGAATACTACCTCTGTGGGCCACCCATGATGATCAAGGCCTGTCTCCGAATGTTGGCGACTTTCGGTGTTCCTGCCGATTTGATCGCCTACGATGAATTCTGA
- a CDS encoding aldose epimerase family protein: protein MSSRVFGSLSTGEPVEAHLLANPSGASVEILTYGGIIRSLKVPDRNGQIKDVVLGFNDFGPYLAGHPFFGAITGRIAGRVSDGKLRVGDREYDLLRNDGRNHLHGGRTGLDKRLWKAAAVSGPDGADSVRLTYHSPDGEEGYPGTVDISVTYTLTSGNALIIDSEALSDQVTPLCLTNHSYFNLAGESAGSIADHELQILAGAFIPTSDDMTLSGQAAPVVDGVNDFRKPRNLGAALPRLFKSHGDVYLLRTPFDVRPKEPTLAARVVDRGSGRVLEVLTDESCLQFYTALSLDGSNIGKSGRPYLPHAGLCLECQGYANGADNPVFGDILVRPGEPQRRRTIYAFSTC, encoded by the coding sequence ATGTCTTCCCGCGTTTTTGGTTCACTCTCCACCGGCGAGCCGGTCGAAGCCCACCTCCTGGCCAATCCCTCCGGCGCGTCTGTCGAGATCCTCACCTACGGAGGAATCATCAGGTCCCTGAAGGTCCCGGATCGAAACGGGCAGATCAAGGATGTGGTCCTGGGGTTCAACGACTTCGGCCCCTATCTCGCCGGACACCCGTTCTTCGGGGCCATCACGGGGCGCATCGCCGGCCGGGTCTCCGATGGGAAGCTGCGGGTGGGAGACAGGGAATACGATCTGCTCCGCAACGACGGCAGAAACCACCTCCACGGCGGCCGCACCGGACTCGACAAGCGCCTCTGGAAAGCCGCTGCGGTTTCGGGGCCCGATGGAGCCGACTCCGTGCGTCTGACCTACCACAGCCCGGATGGCGAGGAGGGCTACCCGGGCACTGTCGACATTTCCGTCACCTATACCCTGACGTCGGGCAATGCGCTGATCATCGACTCCGAGGCATTGTCCGATCAGGTCACTCCCCTCTGCCTGACCAATCATTCCTACTTCAATCTTGCCGGCGAGTCTGCCGGCAGCATCGCCGATCACGAGTTGCAGATCCTGGCCGGTGCCTTCATCCCGACCAGTGATGACATGACACTCTCCGGGCAGGCCGCTCCGGTTGTCGACGGCGTCAACGATTTCAGGAAACCCCGCAATCTCGGTGCGGCTTTGCCCCGCCTCTTCAAGTCCCACGGCGATGTCTATCTTCTGCGGACCCCTTTCGACGTCCGTCCGAAGGAACCAACCCTCGCGGCGCGGGTTGTCGATCGCGGCTCCGGTCGAGTCCTCGAGGTCCTGACCGATGAATCCTGCCTGCAGTTCTATACCGCTCTTTCACTGGACGGCTCGAATATCGGGAAATCCGGCCGACCTTACCTTCCCCATGCCGGCCTCTGCCTGGAATGTCAGGGCTACGCCAATGGAGCGGACAATCCGGTGTTCGGCGACATTCTGGTCCGTCCGGGTGAGCCGCAGCGCCGACGCACGATCTACGCCTTTTCAACCTGCTGA
- a CDS encoding TonB-dependent receptor yields the protein MSLNPASLSAQEAPGLITGRVLSMDSGYPLAGADVTVDGTVFGVKSDVNGSYIIVGVPPGVYTLRVTKEFYRSSSILGVLVRSGQPTRSDLPMTLEADVGVEGSTVSLEEFVVSSEIVAESDLGLLRSRQMATAVSDAIGSESFSRLGIGDAAEAMSKVTGASVVDGKYVMIRGLGDRYSNTLLNGVSVPSADPDKRAVQMDQFPSDLLESIVTSKSFTPDQPGAFSGGSVNLRTRSFPERFFVKTGVSMTYNDQVTGQPGLVIPGGGSDWKGMDDGTRALPADLPAEIPSQSRARIAARNGDFGPAEILDQASKVFHNDSYFPTLDKAGMDYGVNFAMGDYIPIRQEQAFGYIVSLTYDSGTRSYTDGISGRYGQGSSDMDSPDFVNLNQLFTYDLDELSYREAYEANPDVPGGTPQFGVTSTTQFVNWGAYAQAAYRFSANHEVTLRYFLNQSADDRVKHGVGEATRSDAGRLYEIYDLLYTERSISSLQLSGKSLIPEWHELQVEWRLAHGTSVQEQPDYRTISYFWDFGSQEYASAAGTGNNRFFRDLTENSDEAAVDLTLPVTIAKMPGQIKFGGVYNEGDRTYEEKRFRWSQEARPYEIIENYPNPVGIVATTPTSVTFGNTISDITGTLSDYLADQKIWGLYAMADLELGERWRTILGVRAEHTGMSTRAPEGAADFEAADIDQTDLLPALSLVYQLNPKMNIRAAYGRTVARPLYRELAAVRVEDAFNDEFFAGNPDLELSSIDNFDLRWEWFPGSGEIVAASLFYKDFDKPIEVTLVPSIGSIQPRNVDKGRVMGVEFEFRKGLDFITDGLANFSVGANLSVIDSEVSIPEEELAAIRQYDPDASDTRELLGQSPYIVNLELAYDNLNWGTGVTLAYNAFGDRLSLVTSGALPDVYERSLHSLDFIYTQRLTSDLRLKFAAKNLLDASREKSLQNAGKDYYYEQYTTGRSFSLGLSWSFN from the coding sequence ATGAGTCTGAACCCGGCGTCGCTCAGTGCTCAGGAGGCCCCCGGTCTCATCACCGGACGGGTTCTGTCCATGGATTCCGGATACCCCCTTGCCGGAGCCGATGTGACGGTGGACGGAACCGTCTTCGGTGTGAAATCGGACGTCAACGGGTCCTACATCATCGTGGGAGTGCCTCCCGGGGTCTATACCCTCAGAGTGACCAAGGAGTTCTATCGCTCGTCGAGTATCCTCGGCGTGCTCGTGCGGTCAGGTCAGCCGACCCGATCGGATCTTCCGATGACTCTTGAGGCTGACGTCGGGGTTGAGGGGTCGACGGTCTCGCTTGAGGAGTTCGTGGTTTCTTCGGAGATCGTGGCCGAATCCGATCTCGGACTGCTGCGGAGCCGGCAGATGGCCACGGCGGTCAGCGATGCGATCGGCTCGGAGAGTTTCTCCCGTTTGGGCATCGGCGATGCGGCCGAGGCCATGAGCAAGGTGACGGGTGCTTCGGTCGTGGACGGCAAGTATGTGATGATCCGGGGACTGGGGGATCGTTACAGCAACACCCTGTTGAACGGGGTGAGCGTGCCAAGTGCCGATCCGGACAAGCGGGCCGTTCAGATGGACCAGTTTCCCTCGGATCTGCTCGAGAGCATCGTGACCTCCAAGTCCTTCACCCCGGATCAGCCGGGTGCCTTTTCCGGGGGAAGTGTCAACCTCCGGACCCGCAGTTTTCCGGAACGTTTCTTTGTGAAGACCGGGGTCTCGATGACCTACAATGACCAGGTAACGGGGCAGCCGGGATTGGTCATCCCCGGAGGAGGCAGTGATTGGAAGGGCATGGATGATGGAACCCGGGCTCTTCCGGCTGATCTTCCAGCGGAGATTCCGTCGCAAAGTCGTGCCCGGATTGCGGCTCGGAATGGGGATTTCGGTCCGGCCGAGATCCTCGATCAGGCTTCAAAAGTCTTTCACAACGACAGCTACTTTCCAACCCTGGACAAGGCGGGGATGGATTACGGGGTCAATTTCGCGATGGGTGACTATATCCCGATCAGGCAGGAACAGGCCTTTGGCTATATCGTCAGCCTGACCTATGACTCCGGGACCCGCTCCTACACCGATGGGATCTCGGGTCGTTACGGGCAGGGATCCAGCGATATGGACAGTCCCGATTTCGTGAACCTGAACCAGTTGTTCACCTACGATCTGGACGAGCTTTCCTATCGTGAGGCCTATGAAGCGAATCCCGATGTACCGGGCGGCACGCCCCAGTTCGGGGTCACTTCGACCACCCAGTTTGTCAATTGGGGAGCCTATGCCCAGGCGGCCTACCGGTTCTCGGCCAATCATGAGGTGACTCTTCGCTATTTTCTCAATCAGTCCGCCGACGACCGGGTCAAGCACGGTGTCGGTGAGGCCACCCGCAGCGATGCCGGCCGGCTCTATGAAATCTACGATTTGCTCTACACCGAGCGATCGATTTCATCCCTTCAGTTGTCGGGCAAGAGCCTGATTCCGGAATGGCACGAGCTGCAGGTTGAATGGCGTCTCGCCCATGGGACAAGCGTGCAGGAGCAGCCGGATTACCGGACGATTTCCTATTTCTGGGATTTCGGCAGCCAGGAGTACGCCTCGGCCGCGGGAACCGGGAACAACCGCTTTTTCCGCGACCTCACCGAGAACAGCGACGAGGCGGCGGTTGACCTGACCCTGCCGGTCACCATCGCGAAGATGCCCGGACAGATCAAGTTCGGTGGTGTCTACAACGAAGGCGACCGGACCTACGAGGAGAAGCGGTTTCGGTGGAGTCAGGAGGCAAGGCCTTATGAGATCATCGAAAACTACCCGAACCCCGTCGGCATCGTGGCGACCACTCCGACCTCGGTCACTTTCGGCAACACGATCTCGGACATCACGGGCACGTTGAGCGACTACCTGGCGGACCAGAAAATCTGGGGACTTTACGCGATGGCGGATCTTGAATTGGGTGAGCGCTGGAGGACGATCCTTGGGGTGCGGGCCGAGCATACCGGCATGTCGACCCGCGCTCCCGAAGGCGCTGCGGACTTCGAGGCGGCCGATATCGATCAGACCGATCTGCTGCCGGCCCTGAGCCTGGTTTATCAACTGAATCCCAAGATGAATATCCGGGCGGCCTACGGGCGGACCGTGGCCCGCCCGCTTTACCGGGAACTGGCTGCCGTCCGGGTGGAGGATGCCTTCAATGATGAGTTCTTCGCGGGAAATCCCGACCTGGAGCTGTCATCCATCGACAATTTCGATCTGCGCTGGGAGTGGTTTCCCGGCAGTGGCGAGATCGTGGCTGCCAGTCTGTTCTACAAGGATTTCGACAAGCCGATCGAAGTGACCCTGGTACCGTCGATCGGTTCGATTCAGCCCCGGAATGTGGACAAGGGCAGGGTGATGGGGGTCGAGTTCGAGTTCCGCAAGGGTCTGGATTTCATCACGGATGGTCTGGCGAACTTCTCAGTGGGCGCGAATCTCTCGGTCATTGATTCCGAGGTCTCCATCCCCGAGGAGGAACTCGCGGCGATCCGACAGTATGACCCGGACGCTTCGGACACCCGCGAGTTGCTGGGTCAGTCTCCCTATATCGTCAATCTCGAGTTGGCCTATGACAACCTGAACTGGGGGACGGGGGTCACTCTTGCCTACAACGCCTTTGGCGACCGCCTGAGTCTGGTCACGAGCGGGGCGTTGCCCGACGTCTACGAGCGGTCGCTTCATTCGCTCGACTTCATCTACACCCAGAGACTGACCTCCGATCTGCGTTTGAAGTTCGCGGCGAAGAACCTTCTCGATGCGAGCCGGGAGAAGTCACTTCAGAACGCGGGCAAGGACTATTATTACGAGCAATACACGACGGGCCGGTCCTTCTCCCTGGGATTGTCCTGGTCCTTCAACTGA
- a CDS encoding class I SAM-dependent methyltransferase, with amino-acid sequence MKDRSDYKGTWEALAPDEEHARFFVAGHTDNSEWDRSALVTRDILREYVGLKPTDTILEIGCGMGRVGKVLSPLCHRWIGTDISSGMLSCARHHLQGLDNVELRELDDVSLGIIPDASVDLVYCTVVFMHLYEWDRFRYVEEAMRVLKPGGRCYFDNVDITSDHGWEVFQQSAGFPRDKRPAQISMTSSGDELETYGRRAGFEDIRIRRWGGAWVTLTGRKPA; translated from the coding sequence ATGAAGGATCGCTCCGACTACAAGGGCACATGGGAGGCACTCGCACCGGATGAGGAGCATGCCCGCTTCTTCGTGGCCGGACATACCGACAATTCCGAATGGGATCGGTCCGCGCTCGTCACCCGCGACATTCTGAGGGAGTACGTCGGTCTGAAACCGACCGATACCATCCTCGAAATCGGATGCGGCATGGGCCGGGTCGGCAAGGTGCTTTCCCCGCTCTGCCACCGATGGATTGGCACCGACATCTCATCCGGCATGCTCAGTTGTGCCCGCCATCACCTGCAGGGCCTCGACAATGTGGAACTGCGCGAACTCGACGACGTCAGCCTGGGGATCATCCCGGATGCCTCCGTGGATCTCGTCTACTGCACCGTCGTCTTCATGCACCTCTACGAATGGGATCGTTTCCGCTACGTGGAGGAAGCCATGCGGGTCCTCAAGCCGGGCGGCCGCTGCTATTTCGACAACGTGGACATCACGAGCGACCACGGGTGGGAAGTCTTTCAGCAGAGCGCCGGATTTCCGCGCGACAAACGTCCGGCCCAGATCAGCATGACCTCAAGCGGCGACGAACTGGAGACCTACGGCCGACGGGCGGGATTCGAAGATATCCGGATCCGCCGATGGGGCGGTGCCTGGGTCACTCTGACCGGCCGGAAGCCGGCCTGA
- a CDS encoding DUF374 domain-containing protein, whose amino-acid sequence MADSPEQGVDTTVYQPKGLRRALLWCVSVLYRVWAATIRVEIDARSLACATYHEEPVVIIMWHSTLFMAPIAYKRFRTKRPVFALISASRDGGELAYFFGKIGIGAVRGSSSRFGREAFGNLVRCSLEGNDITVTPDGPRGPAYVMKGGVVLAARRTRHRVLLSGMTFGRSFRLKSWDRFVVPLPFSKVKMETELIDLDSVPAGAEGVAYLQERLNRLTGERIDRASADHASGPEATREHARSSGSG is encoded by the coding sequence ATGGCAGACTCTCCTGAACAGGGTGTGGACACTACGGTCTACCAGCCCAAGGGGCTGAGGCGGGCGCTGCTCTGGTGTGTGAGCGTCCTTTATCGCGTCTGGGCGGCGACCATCCGAGTCGAGATCGACGCCCGATCGCTGGCCTGTGCGACCTACCACGAAGAACCCGTGGTCATCATCATGTGGCACAGCACACTCTTCATGGCTCCGATCGCCTACAAGCGATTCAGGACGAAGCGTCCGGTCTTTGCCCTGATCAGTGCCAGTCGCGACGGAGGCGAATTGGCTTATTTTTTCGGCAAGATCGGGATCGGGGCGGTGCGCGGGTCCAGCAGTCGATTTGGACGGGAAGCCTTCGGCAATCTCGTCCGCTGCAGTCTGGAAGGCAACGACATCACGGTGACGCCGGACGGCCCGCGCGGGCCGGCCTACGTCATGAAAGGCGGGGTTGTTCTGGCTGCGCGACGCACGCGTCACCGGGTGCTCCTGAGCGGCATGACTTTCGGGCGGAGCTTCAGGCTGAAAAGCTGGGATCGATTCGTGGTTCCGCTGCCTTTCTCCAAGGTCAAGATGGAAACCGAACTGATCGATCTGGACTCGGTTCCGGCCGGGGCTGAAGGCGTTGCCTACCTCCAGGAGCGGCTCAACCGTCTGACCGGGGAGCGAATCGACCGGGCGTCGGCGGATCACGCCTCCGGCCCGGAGGCGACTCGGGAACATGCCCGATCATCCGGATCGGGATGA
- a CDS encoding class I SAM-dependent methyltransferase, which translates to MQTVVGGRTALPRQGPNWIDRAVDPVDGLVRTVLSIGGGELEEMTAIAPGFPGTSFTVFEERGFLPWFRRKTPAEARNLRIVRGNPTRLSFPGDTFDLVGCQFLLSLPLDPEPIIREAVRVCAPGGQILLQDLSGPPSETWFGRSLSDPVLSELDTVLRELRSVLFFGDMLSHALERSGVDEIRVSVQSCPGGQDWVNSIEHRLWTHKLHKAVPIALSRVDDERPVEEIIDAFLERMDPAEAGNQPLMCSVIGHKAE; encoded by the coding sequence ATGCAAACCGTGGTCGGAGGGCGCACCGCACTACCCCGCCAAGGTCCGAACTGGATTGACCGGGCGGTCGATCCGGTGGACGGCCTGGTGCGGACGGTATTGAGTATTGGCGGGGGCGAACTCGAGGAGATGACGGCGATTGCCCCCGGTTTTCCGGGTACTTCCTTCACGGTTTTTGAGGAACGCGGGTTTCTTCCCTGGTTCCGGCGAAAGACTCCTGCCGAGGCCCGCAACCTGCGGATTGTCCGCGGGAATCCCACGCGACTCTCATTCCCGGGTGATACCTTTGACCTGGTCGGGTGCCAGTTTCTCCTGAGCCTGCCTCTTGATCCCGAGCCGATAATCCGTGAAGCGGTTCGGGTCTGTGCGCCCGGAGGGCAGATTCTCCTGCAGGACCTCTCGGGTCCGCCTTCAGAAACCTGGTTTGGGCGTTCCCTGTCTGACCCCGTCCTTTCCGAACTGGACACGGTGCTGCGGGAGTTGAGGTCGGTTCTCTTCTTCGGGGACATGCTGAGCCATGCGCTGGAAAGATCCGGTGTGGACGAGATCCGCGTGTCGGTGCAATCGTGTCCGGGAGGACAAGACTGGGTGAATTCGATCGAACATCGGCTCTGGACGCACAAACTTCACAAAGCCGTTCCCATCGCTCTTTCGCGGGTGGACGACGAACGTCCGGTCGAAGAAATCATCGATGCTTTTCTCGAACGGATGGATCCGGCCGAGGCCGGAAACCAGCCGCTCATGTGCTCGGTTATCGGGCACAAGGCGGAGTGA